From Dreissena polymorpha isolate Duluth1 chromosome 15, UMN_Dpol_1.0, whole genome shotgun sequence, a single genomic window includes:
- the LOC127860641 gene encoding homeobox protein engrailed-1a-like isoform X1 translates to MLELESLTKRLLGVEQTGGIENKSANMEHKDGDDNFTNFSITEILKPCFGKKCVTTEVLDLSRYRETFNTKHPYTCYNWSARLHEQYGLTISAFSVPNQKCASGLTIQNIPTSSSSHNTDTNITSLNAIKSINQSLPLNLDVRNFASKPNDVADKHERDSDSRPETGERRREYCGSDGESVKSSPATSPAGSPGSSPTVSGGRKEGGDGDGTGKLWPAWVYCTRYSDRPSAGRTRPRCRKLKRKEKTVDEKRPRTAFTTEQLRKLKDEFDANKYLSESRRQQLARELGLNESQIKIWFQNKRAKIKKGTGERNGLAMELIAQGLYNHKTLPVKAES, encoded by the exons ATGTTGGAGCTCGAATCTTTGACTAAACGTCTGCTGGGAGTAGAGCAGACGGGTGGAATAGAAAATAAATCCGCGAACATGGAGCATAAAGACGGTGATGATAATTTTACTAATTTTAGTATAACTGAAATTCTGAAACCGTGCTTCGGCAAGAAATGTGTGACGACAGAAGTGTTGGATTTATCTCGTTACCGCGAAACATTCAACACTAAACACCCGTACACATGTTATAACTGGAGCGCAAGGTTACACGAACAATATGGATTAACCATCAGTGCATTTTCAGTGCCTAACCAAAAATGTGCGTCGGGACTTACAATTCAAAACATTCCAACATCATCGTCGTCGCATAATACTGACACTAACATTACGAGCTTGAACGCGATCAAAAGCATTAACCAAAGCCTTCCGCTAAATCTGGACGTACGGAATTTCGCGTCAAAACCGAATGACGTCGCTGACAAACACGAACGCGACAGCGATTCGCGACCGGAAACGGGGGAACGCCGACGAGAATATTGTGGGTCCGACGGAGAGAGCGTCAAGAGTAGCCCGGCGACGAGTCCCGCGGGAAGTCCCGGAAGTAGCCCCACCGTTAGTGGTGGCCGGAAGGAAGGCGGCGACGGTGACGGCACCGGGAAGCTGTGGCCGGCGTGGGTCTACTGCACGCGATACTCGGATAGACCGTCGGCAGGTAGGACTA GGCCGCGCTGCCGGAAGCTCAAGCGGAAGGAGAAGACGGTGGACGAGAAGCGGCCGCGAACCGCCTTCACCACGGAGCAGCTCCGGAAACTCAAGGACGAGTTCGACGCCAATAAGTACCTGTCGGAGAGCCGACGGCAGCAGCTCGCGCGGGAACTTGGCCTGAACGAATCGCAGATTAAGATCTGGTTCCAGAATAAGCGTGCCAAAATAAAGAAGGGAACCGGTGAGCGCAATGGTCTCGCCATGGAGCTGATCGCCCAGGGGCTCTATAATCACAAGACACTTCCGGTGAAGGCGGAGTCGTGA
- the LOC127860641 gene encoding homeobox protein engrailed-1a-like isoform X2 produces the protein MLELESLTKRLLGVEQTGGIENKSANMEHKDGDDNFTNFSITEILKPCFGKKCVTTEVLDLSRYRETFNTKHPYTCYNWSARLHEQYGLTISAFSVPNQKCASGLTIQNIPTSSSSHNTDTNITSLNAIKSINQSLPLNLDVRNFASKPNDVADKHERDSDSRPETGERRREYCGSDGESVKSSPATSPAGSPGSSPTVSGGRKEGGDGDGTGKLWPAWVYCTRYSDRPSAGPRCRKLKRKEKTVDEKRPRTAFTTEQLRKLKDEFDANKYLSESRRQQLARELGLNESQIKIWFQNKRAKIKKGTGERNGLAMELIAQGLYNHKTLPVKAES, from the exons ATGTTGGAGCTCGAATCTTTGACTAAACGTCTGCTGGGAGTAGAGCAGACGGGTGGAATAGAAAATAAATCCGCGAACATGGAGCATAAAGACGGTGATGATAATTTTACTAATTTTAGTATAACTGAAATTCTGAAACCGTGCTTCGGCAAGAAATGTGTGACGACAGAAGTGTTGGATTTATCTCGTTACCGCGAAACATTCAACACTAAACACCCGTACACATGTTATAACTGGAGCGCAAGGTTACACGAACAATATGGATTAACCATCAGTGCATTTTCAGTGCCTAACCAAAAATGTGCGTCGGGACTTACAATTCAAAACATTCCAACATCATCGTCGTCGCATAATACTGACACTAACATTACGAGCTTGAACGCGATCAAAAGCATTAACCAAAGCCTTCCGCTAAATCTGGACGTACGGAATTTCGCGTCAAAACCGAATGACGTCGCTGACAAACACGAACGCGACAGCGATTCGCGACCGGAAACGGGGGAACGCCGACGAGAATATTGTGGGTCCGACGGAGAGAGCGTCAAGAGTAGCCCGGCGACGAGTCCCGCGGGAAGTCCCGGAAGTAGCCCCACCGTTAGTGGTGGCCGGAAGGAAGGCGGCGACGGTGACGGCACCGGGAAGCTGTGGCCGGCGTGGGTCTACTGCACGCGATACTCGGATAGACCGTCGGCAG GGCCGCGCTGCCGGAAGCTCAAGCGGAAGGAGAAGACGGTGGACGAGAAGCGGCCGCGAACCGCCTTCACCACGGAGCAGCTCCGGAAACTCAAGGACGAGTTCGACGCCAATAAGTACCTGTCGGAGAGCCGACGGCAGCAGCTCGCGCGGGAACTTGGCCTGAACGAATCGCAGATTAAGATCTGGTTCCAGAATAAGCGTGCCAAAATAAAGAAGGGAACCGGTGAGCGCAATGGTCTCGCCATGGAGCTGATCGCCCAGGGGCTCTATAATCACAAGACACTTCCGGTGAAGGCGGAGTCGTGA